The proteins below are encoded in one region of Blochmannia endosymbiont of Camponotus (Colobopsis) obliquus:
- the nusB gene encoding transcription antitermination factor NusB, with product MEIKTRRRARECALQALYSWQISHNDIKDVIVDFISEQNMCNVNVSYFYQLYIGVTTCVYELDQLMLPYLSRQFERLDHIEKAVLRIALFELSNCFDVPYKVVINEAIELAKIFGAEKSHKFINGVLDKVALKIRISKN from the coding sequence GTGGAAATAAAGACTAGACGTCGCGCTCGTGAGTGTGCATTACAAGCATTATATTCATGGCAAATATCTCATAATGATATTAAAGATGTTATAGTTGATTTTATATCTGAACAAAACATGTGTAACGTTAATGTTTCTTATTTTTACCAGTTGTATATTGGTGTAACAACTTGTGTTTATGAGCTTGATCAATTGATGTTACCATATTTATCTCGTCAGTTTGAACGTTTGGATCATATAGAAAAAGCAGTTTTACGTATTGCGTTATTTGAATTAAGTAATTGTTTTGATGTACCTTATAAAGTAGTAATTAATGAAGCTATCGAATTAGCTAAAATTTTTGGTGCTGAGAAAAGCCATAAATTTATAAATGGTGTGCTTGATAAAGTTGCTTTGAAAATTCGTATTAGTAAAAATTAA
- the dxs gene encoding 1-deoxy-D-xylulose-5-phosphate synthase: MKFNNKKYPTLSLINNPMELRKLPQDALSLVCTELRQFLLDTVSQSSGHFASGLGVIELTVALHYVYNTPFDHLIWDVGHQAYPHKILTGRRDKIFTIRQYGGLHPFPCRNESKYDILSVGHSSTSISAALGLAIIANREMLGRQTVSVIGDGAISAGMAFEAMNHAGYIKCNLLVILNDNEMSISKNVGALNNYLTHILSGKFYSKIRKNSKKILSKTPYIKKIIQRIEEHIINTTISKNLFKELGFNYIGPINGHDISTLIQTLKNIQNMQGPQFLHIITKKGYGYKPAEKDPITWHAVPKFDPSLGLLPKNNNQNMTYSAIFGNWLCNIAANDNKLIVITPAMREGSGLNFFSKKYPNQYFDVAIAEQHAVTFAAGLAIGGYKPIVAIYSTFLQRAYDQVIHDIALQKLPVLFAVDRGGIVGPDGQTHQGAFDLSYLRCIPNIIIMTPSDENECRLMLHTGYHYKDGPTIVRYPREIGTGAKFSNLYKLPISKGMIHRQGTNIAILNFGTLLAQTKQVASDLNATLIDMRFVKPLDEILINNIVKKHNALITVEENAIIGGAGSGVNEFLMKEKILIPVLNIGLPDRFIAHGSRKDVLYSLGLDSIGIYKKIKAWLK, from the coding sequence ATGAAATTTAATAATAAAAAATATCCAACATTATCCTTAATAAATAATCCTATGGAATTAAGAAAACTGCCACAAGATGCTCTATCATTAGTATGCACTGAACTACGTCAATTCTTATTAGATACCGTAAGCCAATCAAGTGGACATTTCGCTTCAGGCCTTGGTGTTATAGAACTTACAGTAGCTCTTCATTATGTATATAATACACCTTTCGATCATTTAATTTGGGATGTGGGACATCAAGCATATCCACATAAAATTCTTACCGGTAGACGTGATAAAATTTTTACAATTAGACAATATGGAGGATTGCATCCATTTCCTTGCAGAAATGAAAGCAAATACGACATATTATCAGTTGGACACTCTTCCACATCCATCAGTGCAGCACTTGGTTTAGCAATAATTGCAAATAGAGAAATGTTAGGACGTCAAACAGTATCTGTAATAGGTGATGGAGCAATATCCGCTGGTATGGCGTTTGAAGCAATGAATCATGCTGGATATATCAAATGTAACTTACTAGTAATATTAAATGATAACGAAATGTCAATATCAAAAAATGTAGGTGCTCTGAATAATTATTTAACACATATTTTATCCGGAAAATTTTACTCAAAAATACGTAAAAATAGTAAAAAAATTTTATCAAAAACTCCATACATAAAGAAGATAATTCAACGTATCGAAGAACACATTATAAATACGACCATTTCAAAAAACTTGTTCAAAGAACTAGGCTTTAATTATATTGGACCAATAAATGGACATGATATATCAACTTTGATACAAACTTTAAAAAATATACAAAATATGCAAGGACCTCAATTTCTACACATCATAACAAAAAAAGGATATGGTTATAAACCTGCAGAAAAAGATCCTATAACTTGGCATGCTGTTCCAAAATTTGACCCCTCATTAGGCCTATTACCAAAAAATAATAACCAAAATATGACTTATTCTGCAATTTTCGGTAATTGGTTGTGTAATATTGCGGCTAATGATAATAAACTAATCGTCATCACTCCAGCCATGCGAGAAGGGTCAGGATTAAATTTTTTTTCAAAAAAATATCCAAATCAATATTTTGATGTAGCAATCGCTGAACAACACGCAGTAACTTTTGCTGCTGGTTTAGCAATTGGTGGATATAAACCAATTGTCGCTATTTATTCTACTTTTTTACAAAGAGCATACGATCAAGTCATTCATGATATAGCTCTTCAAAAATTACCAGTACTCTTTGCAGTGGATAGAGGAGGAATAGTTGGTCCTGACGGTCAAACACATCAAGGTGCATTTGATCTTTCCTATTTACGTTGTATTCCTAACATAATTATAATGACACCAAGTGATGAAAACGAATGCAGATTAATGTTACATACCGGATATCATTATAAAGATGGACCAACAATAGTACGTTATCCACGTGAAATAGGTACTGGAGCTAAATTTAGTAATTTATATAAATTACCAATCAGTAAAGGCATGATACATCGACAAGGTACAAACATTGCAATTCTAAATTTTGGTACTCTTTTAGCACAAACTAAACAAGTTGCATCAGATCTTAATGCTACTTTAATAGATATGAGATTTGTCAAACCTTTAGATGAAATTTTAATAAATAATATAGTTAAAAAACATAACGCGCTAATAACAGTAGAAGAAAATGCTATTATAGGTGGTGCAGGTAGTGGAGTAAATGAATTTTTAATGAAAGAAAAAATATTAATTCCAGTACTAAATATTGGTTTACCAGATCGATTTATCGCTCATGGATCAAGAAAAGATGTCCTGTATAGTTTAGGTCTGGACAGTATAGGCATTTATAAGAAAATTAAAGCATGGTTAAAATAA
- the lpcA gene encoding D-sedoheptulose 7-phosphate isomerase: protein MYHKMIFNEFNDIKNSWDAVINNKSYVALLESAAHLIVDVFKVGGKILTCGNGGSHCNAIHFAEELTGRYRDDRFGYPALAISDACHISCVGNDFGYEYVFSRYIEALGKRNDILLTITTSGKSINILRAIEAAYIKNMYVIVFTGNTMREFVKKVDIEICVPYFKYADRVQEIHMKFIHVLILIVEQKMSNVL from the coding sequence ATGTATCATAAAATGATTTTTAATGAATTTAATGATATTAAGAATTCTTGGGATGCTGTTATTAATAACAAATCTTATGTTGCGTTGCTAGAATCAGCAGCACATCTTATTGTTGATGTTTTTAAGGTTGGCGGAAAGATTTTGACATGCGGTAATGGCGGTTCACATTGTAATGCTATACATTTTGCTGAGGAATTAACAGGTCGTTATCGAGATGATCGATTCGGTTATCCTGCGTTAGCTATTTCAGATGCGTGTCATATTTCTTGTGTTGGAAATGATTTTGGTTATGAATATGTATTTTCCCGTTATATTGAAGCTTTGGGTAAACGTAATGATATCTTGTTAACTATAACTACTTCTGGTAAATCAATCAATATTTTACGTGCTATTGAAGCAGCATATATTAAAAATATGTATGTAATTGTATTTACTGGTAATACTATGAGGGAATTTGTTAAGAAGGTAGATATAGAGATTTGTGTGCCATATTTTAAGTATGCTGATCGTGTTCAAGAAATTCATATGAAATTTATTCATGTTTTAATTTTAATTGTTGAACAAAAGATGTCTAATGTATTATAG
- a CDS encoding phosphatidylglycerophosphatase A yields the protein MNIRKKIKLTNPYHLIATGFGIGMVPYMPGTLASLIAIVVWFFVSFLPYQLCFILFLLALILGLCSCHQTVKDIGIHDHRSIVWDEYIGMWCALIGVSINDWYCLIFSFLLFRVIDICKPWPIGWLDRVVKGGMGILIDDIVAGFFTSFILYIVV from the coding sequence TTGAATATAAGAAAAAAAATAAAATTAACTAATCCATATCACTTAATAGCTACTGGATTTGGTATTGGCATGGTACCTTATATGCCAGGAACGTTGGCTTCATTAATAGCTATTGTAGTGTGGTTTTTTGTAAGTTTTTTACCTTATCAATTATGCTTTATATTATTTCTTCTTGCTTTAATATTGGGTTTATGTTCTTGTCATCAAACTGTAAAAGATATTGGTATTCATGATCATCGTAGTATTGTTTGGGATGAATATATTGGTATGTGGTGTGCGTTAATTGGAGTGTCAATAAATGATTGGTATTGTTTGATATTTAGTTTTTTATTATTTAGAGTGATAGATATATGCAAACCTTGGCCCATCGGTTGGCTAGATCGTGTTGTTAAAGGTGGTATGGGAATTTTGATTGATGATATAGTTGCTGGATTCTTTACTTCTTTTATTTTATATATTGTAGTTTAG
- the aroE gene encoding shikimate dehydrogenase gives MDSFAVFGNPIEHSMSPEIYSFFAEETGITASYGKRLATITNFKIILEQFFISGGMGANITMPLKEHTFMLCKNLTKRATVAGAVNVLKKQHDGSLLGDNTDGIGLLADLQRLGWLNIGSKILLVGSGGAARGIIFPLLTFGCQIILTNRTLLRAQKLANFFHNIGNINVVPFNELCTVQSDVIINATSAGVYGKLPNLPNSLINSSVSCYDLFYQKDIDTPFIRWCKEQGAVRCSDGLGMLVGQAAYSFLLWHNLLPSISLVLQKIRPNM, from the coding sequence ATGGATTCTTTTGCTGTATTTGGTAATCCAATAGAACATAGTATGTCGCCTGAAATTTATTCGTTTTTTGCGGAAGAAACTGGTATTACTGCGTCTTATGGAAAAAGGTTAGCAACAATTACAAATTTTAAAATAATTTTAGAACAATTTTTTATTTCTGGCGGTATGGGAGCTAATATTACTATGCCACTTAAAGAACATACTTTTATGTTATGTAAAAATCTTACTAAAAGGGCTACAGTGGCGGGTGCTGTCAATGTATTGAAAAAACAACATGATGGATCGTTGTTAGGGGATAATACTGATGGTATTGGATTATTAGCTGATTTACAACGTCTTGGTTGGTTGAACATTGGAAGTAAAATATTGTTAGTTGGATCTGGTGGTGCAGCGAGAGGGATTATTTTTCCATTATTAACTTTTGGTTGTCAGATAATATTAACTAATCGGACTTTATTGCGTGCTCAAAAATTGGCTAATTTTTTTCACAATATAGGAAATATTAATGTTGTTCCTTTTAATGAATTATGTACTGTACAGAGTGATGTAATAATTAATGCTACATCTGCCGGGGTATATGGTAAATTACCTAATTTGCCAAATTCTTTAATTAATTCATCTGTTAGTTGTTATGATTTATTTTATCAGAAAGATATAGATACGCCATTTATTAGATGGTGCAAGGAACAGGGGGCTGTACGTTGTTCTGATGGATTAGGTATGTTAGTTGGGCAAGCAGCATATTCTTTTCTTTTATGGCATAATTTGTTACCTTCAATTTCCCTTGTATTACAAAAAATACGTCCTAATATGTAA
- a CDS encoding peroxiredoxin C gives MILVTRPAPDFTATAVLHDGKIIKNFNFKKYIQGNPAMLFFWPMDFTFVCPSELISCNKRYSKFQKRNVKVVGVSLDSEFVHYAWRQIPTNKGGVGNLQFPMIADLKREIIMSYGIEHPDLGVALRGSFLIDQTGIVRHQIVNDLPLGRNFDEMIRMIDAMQFHEEHGLVCPAQWDTKKAGIEPSTQGIAEFLSKNVDEL, from the coding sequence ATGATACTAGTAACCAGACCAGCACCAGACTTTACTGCAACTGCTGTACTGCATGACGGTAAAATCATTAAAAATTTTAATTTTAAAAAATATATTCAAGGTAATCCTGCTATGCTGTTTTTTTGGCCTATGGATTTTACATTTGTCTGTCCTTCCGAATTGATTTCCTGTAATAAACGTTATTCTAAATTTCAAAAACGTAATGTAAAAGTTGTTGGTGTATCTTTAGATTCTGAATTTGTACATTATGCATGGCGTCAAATACCAACAAATAAAGGAGGAGTTGGCAATCTTCAATTTCCCATGATTGCTGATTTAAAACGTGAAATTATCATGTCTTACGGTATTGAACATCCTGATTTAGGCGTCGCATTACGAGGATCATTTTTAATTGATCAAACAGGTATAGTGCGTCATCAAATAGTCAATGATTTACCTTTAGGAAGAAATTTTGATGAAATGATTCGCATGATAGATGCAATGCAATTCCATGAAGAACATGGTTTGGTTTGTCCTGCTCAATGGGACACAAAGAAAGCAGGTATAGAACCATCTACACAAGGGATAGCAGAATTCTTATCCAAAAATGTAGATGAACTATAA
- a CDS encoding methyltransferase domain-containing protein translates to MKLLQNEQLISIPSTWKDLPYGECYRETLENYLKEWWPRIRGFNMLKIGSLSANLTTKDCVVFYQINVGFKGEYLQIIVDYDQLPFANKSVDICLLIHTLSYIKHPYRLLQEIDRVLSDDGWLIISTFNLISILGLSRVIYFFFRKPFKYRLYTLIKLLYWLRLLNFEIVNKAHLQLFPWKSHENNCLFSKYFIFIGCLNIIIARKQIIPFQLIPLNIQNYFFSLY, encoded by the coding sequence ATGAAATTATTACAAAATGAACAATTAATTTCAATACCTTCCACATGGAAAGATCTTCCATACGGTGAGTGTTATAGAGAAACGTTAGAGAATTATTTAAAGGAATGGTGGCCTAGAATACGTGGTTTTAATATGTTGAAAATTGGTTCATTAAGTGCAAATCTTACTACTAAGGATTGTGTTGTGTTTTATCAAATAAATGTTGGTTTTAAAGGAGAATATTTACAGATAATTGTTGATTACGATCAACTTCCCTTTGCTAATAAATCTGTTGATATTTGTTTATTAATTCATACTTTATCTTACATTAAACATCCTTATCGTTTATTACAAGAGATAGATAGAGTATTGAGTGATGATGGTTGGTTAATAATCAGTACGTTTAATTTAATAAGTATATTAGGTTTATCGAGGGTTATTTATTTTTTTTTTCGTAAACCTTTTAAGTATCGTTTATATACTTTGATAAAATTGTTGTATTGGTTACGATTACTAAATTTTGAAATTGTAAATAAAGCTCATTTGCAATTATTTCCATGGAAAAGTCATGAAAATAATTGTTTATTTAGTAAATATTTTATTTTTATTGGTTGTTTAAATATAATAATTGCGCGTAAACAGATTATTCCTTTTCAATTAATACCATTAAATATCCAGAATTATTTTTTTAGTTTGTATTAA
- the secF gene encoding protein translocase subunit SecF has translation MDFIGPGVGNDLMRCAGISFVLSLLCIFAYVNICFRWHFAVGAVLALVHDVVIIIGVLSLLFIEINTIIISALIFVFCYSLNDSIVIFDRIRENCYLYYDRDIVEIFNISLTQVLKRTFITSFTTAAVLLILLIFGGSLLRGFVTTLLVGVFVGTFSSIYIASALAFQLSKNK, from the coding sequence ATAGATTTTATAGGACCGGGTGTTGGTAATGATTTGATGAGATGTGCTGGAATTTCATTTGTATTATCTTTGCTGTGTATTTTTGCTTATGTTAATATTTGTTTTCGGTGGCATTTTGCAGTAGGTGCTGTATTAGCATTAGTACATGATGTAGTAATTATAATTGGAGTATTATCTTTATTATTTATAGAGATAAATACAATAATTATTTCTGCTTTAATATTTGTTTTTTGTTATTCTTTGAATGATAGTATTGTTATTTTTGATCGTATTCGAGAAAATTGTTATTTATATTATGATAGAGATATTGTTGAAATTTTTAATATATCTTTAACTCAAGTTTTAAAAAGAACTTTTATAACATCGTTTACTACTGCTGCAGTATTGTTAATTTTGTTAATTTTTGGTGGGTCTTTGTTGCGTGGTTTTGTGACAACATTGTTAGTTGGTGTGTTTGTTGGTACTTTTTCTTCTATTTATATAGCTTCAGCTTTAGCTTTTCAATTATCTAAAAATAAATAA
- the dnaQ gene encoding DNA polymerase III subunit epsilon, whose amino-acid sequence MNFEYVRQVVLDTETTGINRSGVHYIGHRIIEIGAVEIINRRLTGKNFHVYINPNRKIDPEAFNIHGISNKFLSDKPIFSAISCKFINFIRGSELIIHNAQFDLGFINYELNMLNGVEKNIDSLCSIVDTLLLARKKFPGRRNSLDALCERYAVNKSNRILHNAMVDAKILATIFLLMTGGQTTMRFTMEDKLNCFKKNSTVDYQDRNKICSNDLRIIFAASEEIKQHKNMLNIIKEKYGYCMWSLCVIFVINYILV is encoded by the coding sequence ATGAATTTTGAATATGTACGACAAGTAGTATTGGATACTGAAACTACAGGTATTAATAGATCTGGTGTTCATTATATAGGACATCGTATTATTGAAATAGGTGCAGTTGAAATAATTAATCGTCGTTTAACTGGCAAAAATTTTCATGTATATATTAATCCTAATCGTAAAATTGATCCAGAAGCTTTTAATATTCATGGAATTAGTAATAAATTTTTGTCTGATAAACCAATTTTTTCAGCAATATCATGTAAATTTATAAATTTTATTCGGGGAAGTGAATTAATAATTCATAATGCTCAATTTGATTTAGGTTTTATAAATTATGAATTGAACATGCTTAATGGTGTTGAAAAAAATATTGATTCATTATGTAGTATAGTAGACACCTTACTTTTAGCTAGGAAAAAGTTTCCTGGTAGACGTAATAGTTTAGATGCACTTTGTGAACGTTATGCAGTTAATAAAAGCAATCGTATTTTACACAATGCAATGGTTGATGCGAAAATTTTAGCGACTATTTTTCTTTTAATGACCGGTGGTCAAACTACTATGCGATTTACTATGGAAGACAAATTGAATTGTTTTAAAAAGAATAGTACAGTAGATTATCAAGATAGAAATAAAATTTGTAGTAATGATTTAAGAATTATTTTTGCCGCCTCAGAAGAAATTAAACAACATAAAAATATGTTGAATATAATTAAAGAAAAGTATGGATATTGTATGTGGAGTTTGTGTGTAATATTTGTTATTAATTATATATTAGTTTAA
- the rnhA gene encoding ribonuclease HI, whose translation MYQKIKIFTDGSCLGNPGPGGYGVILYYKKYIKEFSAGYKLTTNNRMELMAAIVALEAIKKPCKIIINTDSLYVIQGLTQWIHNWKQNDWKSIKNKSIKNIDLWQRLDIAITPHILRYKWLKGHSGHPENDRCNKLAQIAANNPKYDDILCIKNHII comes from the coding sequence ATGTATCAAAAAATAAAAATTTTTACCGATGGATCTTGTTTAGGAAATCCAGGTCCTGGGGGATATGGAGTAATTTTATACTACAAAAAATATATAAAAGAATTTAGTGCAGGATACAAATTAACTACTAATAACCGAATGGAATTAATGGCTGCTATTGTAGCATTAGAAGCAATTAAAAAACCATGCAAAATTATCATCAATACCGATAGTCTATATGTTATTCAAGGCCTCACGCAGTGGATACATAATTGGAAGCAAAATGATTGGAAATCAATAAAAAATAAATCAATTAAAAATATTGATTTATGGCAACGATTAGATATAGCAATTACACCTCATATCTTACGGTATAAATGGTTAAAAGGACATTCTGGTCATCCAGAAAATGATCGCTGTAACAAACTAGCACAAATAGCAGCCAACAATCCTAAATATGACGATATATTATGCATAAAGAATCATATTATTTAG
- a CDS encoding Sua5/YciO/YrdC/YwlC family protein: MLLNAMIGKFNIDNQNVLLEALHDGQVIAYPTETIFSLGCDPDNILAVERLLSIKRRSWKKGFILVGANYKQLFQYIDDSLINDQQCLRVFRDSFFPITWVFPVKSTTPSWLIGTFSSLAIRYSFFTPLQKLCLLFGKALISTSANLSGYPPARTISDIYKQFGYSIPVMKTDLINKNYNPSKIRDARTGIWLRY, translated from the coding sequence ATGTTGTTAAATGCTATGATTGGTAAATTTAATATTGATAATCAAAATGTTTTGTTGGAGGCTTTACATGATGGGCAGGTGATTGCTTATCCTACAGAAACTATTTTTAGTTTAGGATGTGATCCTGATAATATTTTAGCAGTAGAAAGATTATTAAGCATAAAACGGAGATCTTGGAAGAAAGGTTTTATTTTAGTTGGTGCTAATTATAAGCAATTATTTCAATATATTGATGATAGTTTGATAAATGATCAACAATGTTTAAGAGTATTTCGTGATAGTTTTTTTCCAATTACTTGGGTTTTTCCTGTTAAATCTACAACACCAAGTTGGTTAATAGGTACATTTTCATCGTTAGCAATACGATATAGTTTTTTTACACCGTTGCAAAAATTATGTTTGTTATTTGGCAAAGCTTTGATTTCTACTAGTGCAAATTTGTCAGGATATCCACCTGCACGTACTATTAGTGATATTTATAAACAATTTGGTTATTCTATTCCTGTCATGAAAACAGATTTAATAAATAAAAATTATAATCCTTCTAAAATTCGTGATGCTAGAACTGGGATATGGTTGCGTTATTAG
- the def gene encoding peptide deformylase — MSILELLYYPDKRLRNIATPVINFNNNTKQIVNNMLETMYKNKGIGLAATQVNIHKQIIVIDISTTLKKPLILINPRLIKKQGNTSIIEGCLSIPQQHYAIPRAAIVKIHAFNQHGDFFKIQANNLLAICIQHEMDHLIGKLLIDYLN, encoded by the coding sequence ATGTCAATACTAGAATTATTATATTATCCCGATAAAAGATTACGTAATATTGCCACTCCAGTTATTAATTTTAACAACAATACCAAACAGATTGTAAATAACATGCTTGAAACCATGTATAAAAACAAAGGTATAGGATTAGCTGCTACCCAAGTAAATATCCATAAACAAATCATTGTTATTGATATTTCAACAACATTAAAAAAACCATTAATATTAATAAACCCACGTTTAATAAAAAAACAAGGAAATACTAGTATCATAGAAGGTTGTTTATCAATACCTCAACAACATTATGCAATACCTAGAGCAGCTATTGTAAAAATACATGCATTTAATCAACACGGAGATTTCTTTAAAATACAAGCAAACAATCTACTAGCTATTTGTATTCAACATGAAATGGATCACTTAATTGGAAAATTATTAATAGATTATCTTAATTAA
- the yajC gene encoding preprotein translocase subunit YajC: protein MSISFINNAIASVDSSYQGNPYSFIIVLLVFILVFYFIIFRPQQKRNKDHRELMNSISKGDEVLTSGGLVGKVVKITETGYIFVMLNENINEIIIQRDCITAILPKGTMKSL from the coding sequence ATGAGTATTTCTTTTATTAATAATGCTATTGCAAGCGTTGATTCTTCATATCAAGGTAATCCTTATTCTTTTATTATTGTATTATTAGTTTTTATTTTAGTTTTTTATTTTATTATTTTTCGTCCACAACAAAAGCGTAATAAAGATCATAGAGAGTTAATGAATTCTATTAGTAAAGGAGATGAAGTATTAACTAGTGGAGGTTTAGTTGGTAAAGTAGTTAAAATTACTGAAACAGGATATATTTTTGTTATGCTTAATGAAAATATCAATGAAATCATTATTCAGCGCGATTGCATTACTGCCATTTTACCAAAAGGTACAATGAAGTCTTTATGA
- the gloB gene encoding hydroxyacylglutathione hydrolase: protein MNLINIPSLKDNYIWILYNKNKKCLVIDPGDHKPVLQIIQKLKLNLIAILLTHHHDDHTSGVHKLLNLFPVKVYGPLETINKGTNQVVSNNDNIALLNHNFKILSLPGHTLGHIGYYSHPWLFCGDTIFSAGCGRLLEGTAQQMYYSCQKIKRLPNTTLICSAHEYTLTNITFAASILPYDTNIRSYLNTVKKLHKQKKPTLPSTLELELKVNLFFRCQEKNIKKKLNIHPYDQEEWKTFAALRTKRNTF from the coding sequence ATGAATTTAATTAATATTCCTTCTCTAAAAGACAATTATATCTGGATTTTATATAATAAAAACAAAAAATGTCTAGTAATTGATCCAGGAGATCATAAACCTGTCTTGCAAATTATTCAAAAATTAAAATTAAACTTAATTGCTATTCTACTTACTCATCATCATGATGATCACACTTCCGGTGTACATAAATTACTTAATCTTTTCCCTGTTAAAGTCTACGGACCATTAGAAACTATAAATAAAGGAACAAATCAAGTTGTATCAAATAATGATAATATTGCACTACTCAACCATAATTTTAAAATTTTATCTTTACCAGGACACACATTAGGGCATATAGGTTATTATAGTCACCCGTGGTTATTTTGTGGAGATACAATATTTTCTGCAGGTTGCGGACGACTACTTGAAGGAACAGCACAACAAATGTATTACTCTTGCCAAAAAATTAAACGACTACCTAATACAACTTTAATTTGTAGTGCACATGAATATACTTTAACCAATATTACTTTTGCAGCTTCTATTTTACCTTACGATACAAACATTCGATCCTATCTTAACACAGTTAAAAAATTACACAAACAAAAAAAACCAACTCTACCTTCTACACTAGAATTAGAATTAAAAGTAAATCTTTTTTTTAGATGTCAAGAAAAAAATATCAAAAAAAAACTAAACATCCACCCTTACGATCAAGAAGAATGGAAAACCTTTGCTGCACTACGAACTAAAAGAAATACATTTTAA
- the fmt gene encoding methionyl-tRNA formyltransferase translates to MTHSLRIIFAGTPNFAAYQLHTLLHSKHQIIAVLTQSNLISCKKKSNHNSVKNIAIKHNLPIFQPKSLQTSKIFQIIDNLHADILVVVAYGLIFPQELLHLPRLGCINMHCSLLPRWRGAAPIQRALEAGDSTTGITIIQMDKGLDTGNILYKQTCNISSNDTNLTLSHKLAKIGSIALLKTLNQIDYYKQNVNIPQNENYATYAKKISKQEGKINWYLTAIQIERRIRAFNPWPTSYFKIKEHTIKVWKASVVLDKTKQYKMHIPGTILKIKKTGIDISTGDGILTIILLQPTGKRIMTAHEFFLSRKNWFTTGLILP, encoded by the coding sequence ATGACTCATTCATTACGCATCATCTTTGCTGGAACACCAAATTTTGCTGCATATCAACTACATACATTACTTCATTCTAAACATCAAATAATAGCAGTATTAACTCAATCCAATTTAATATCATGTAAAAAAAAATCCAATCATAATTCTGTTAAAAACATTGCGATAAAACATAATTTACCAATATTTCAACCAAAATCTTTACAAACATCAAAAATCTTTCAAATAATTGACAATCTTCATGCAGACATTTTAGTTGTTGTAGCATACGGTTTAATTTTTCCTCAAGAATTATTACATTTACCACGTTTAGGATGCATAAATATGCATTGTTCATTACTTCCACGTTGGCGTGGAGCGGCACCTATCCAAAGAGCTTTAGAAGCTGGGGATTCTACAACTGGCATCACAATTATACAAATGGATAAAGGATTAGATACTGGTAATATTTTATACAAACAAACTTGCAATATCTCATCTAATGATACTAACTTAACGTTATCACATAAACTTGCAAAAATAGGATCAATAGCACTTCTTAAAACATTAAATCAAATAGATTATTATAAACAAAACGTAAATATTCCACAAAACGAAAATTATGCTACTTATGCGAAAAAAATAAGTAAACAAGAAGGCAAAATAAACTGGTACTTAACAGCTATTCAAATAGAAAGACGCATCCGCGCTTTTAATCCTTGGCCGACAAGTTATTTCAAAATAAAAGAACACACAATTAAAGTATGGAAAGCATCTGTTGTATTAGATAAGACAAAACAATACAAAATGCATATTCCAGGTACTATTCTAAAAATAAAAAAAACAGGAATCGACATCTCTACTGGCGATGGAATACTAACAATAATTCTACTGCAACCAACAGGGAAAAGAATAATGACGGCACATGAATTTTTTCTGTCCAGAAAAAATTGGTTTACAACAGGCCTTATTTTACCTTAA